A segment of the Peptoclostridium acidaminophilum DSM 3953 genome:
TGGGCCATGTTCTTAAGCGCGTCCCTTCTTGTCTTGCCTAACTGAACCTCAGAAATTACTTTTTCGAACTCCTTTGCGATGTCATTCTTGCTCTTTTCTACGAGCTTGACAACAGCGCTGTCAAATGAAAGTCCCGACTCCACGCTTACAGTAAGAATGTCAAGAGCGTCAGGAAGCTGTCTTGTAAGGACCTTGCCCCTGTTCCTAATATAGTAATCCAACAGCATGTTTGGCAGCAGCCATGCGGCCGCAAAGGAGCATATAACAAGCAGCACTTTCATGGCAATTGCATAGTCGCTGTTAACCATAAGGAAAACTGTCGAGATAGGAATTATAACAGCAAAAATTATTCTAATTACAATCCAACCTGTGGCTCCGATGCCATAGGGCTCTCCGGCTCTCTCAGCCTTGAGCTCAAGCTGCTCGAATATTCCTTTAGGAGTCTTCTTTGAAACCTCGTTTTTAAGCTTCTTTTGAAAGGGAACAAACAGCCTTTCCTTAAATGGAAGCTGTCTTACATCAGCCACATTGTCTTCTTCACCATAAAGCTGTTCCACGACTCCCAGTCTTCTTTTTATACTAATAGAAGGGGCAAGCGCAGCATTTATAGCTACATACAAAAAAAACGATATTCCCAAGCTTGTCACTACAAAAGTCCAATCCATATGCCACCCTCCTTAATACTTGACGTCAGTTATCCGCTTAATAATCACAAAACCAACGATTTGTCCCATTAGAGCCATACCTATCAGATACTGTCCCAATCTGTCGCTTATTAGAGTTTTCATATGATCTGGATTTATAAAGCTTATGATGACAGCAAATCCAAAGGGCAGCAGAGCAATTATAAGCCCGGAAAGCCTTGCCTGACTCGTTAGAACCTTCACCTCTCCCTTCAGCTTGATCCTGTCACGGATTGTAGAGGATATGTTGTCGAGTATCTCAGCCAGATTGCCTCCTATCTGCCTATGGATAAGGACAGAGGTTACCATCAGGTCCAGGTCTTCCGTATATGATCTTTTCAACATATTATTAAGAGCCGTCTCCATACCTCCACCGACCTGAATCTCCTTTATAACCTTTCCAAATTCAGTTGAAATAGGCTTTGGCATCTCCCTTCCCACTGTATCCATGGCTTGAAGAAAGCTGTAGCCAGCCCTTAGTGTTCCCGCCATCATTGTAAGGGCGTCTCCAAGCTGTTTGTCCAGGTTCTCGATTTTTTTCCCTCGTTTAACTCTTATCAAAAGTACTATGGCTGCTGCAACAAGTACTCCGGTCATCGCTCCCATAAGGATGCTTGATGTGGCTGCATAACCGAAATATGTTGCTAACAAAACAAGAAAACCCGAACCTGCTACAAATTCTTCCACAGTAAGCAAAATGTCCGCACTATCAAGTTTTCTGTCCAGAGCGTCTCTTTGATTACTCAAATATCCTATCTTTTCAGCACTCTTCTCGAATTTTTTCAAATAATCTTTAACTCCCGATATGGAAAACGATGGTTTTTCGGGATTATTTTTATCAAAATTCTCATAATTGCCTTTTTGAAGATATTTGCCAAGCCGCTTTATGGGCTTTTTATAACCTGATGCATCTATCAACATTGTGACCAGGAGAACTGTTGATATGAAAACATATAGCAATATAAAATATAACATACTCTCGCCCCCCGCCAACTGATTATCTGAAAATATCCTCGTTTATCTTGATGTTGGCTTCCTTTATTTTATCGAGAATCTTAGGTTTTATTCCTGTGCTTACAAGCTCGCCTCTTATCCGTCCTCTCGAATCCCTGCCTTCGTTTTTAAACTTGAATATCTCCTGAAGCGTTATAACCTCGTTCTCCATGCCCTGTATCTCCATTATGCTTACTATCTTCCTGCTTCCATCCCTTAGCCTGGCTTGATGAACAATGATGTCAATAGCTGAGGCTATCTGCTCTCTTACAGCTTTTAGAGGCAGGTCCATTCCCGCCATGAGCACCATCGTCTCGAGCCTGGCCAGCATGTCCCGCGGGGAGTTAGCGTGGCCTGTAGTTATGGAACCGTCGTGGCCTGTATTCATAGCCTGAAGCATGTCCAGGGCCTCCCCGGAACGAACCTCGCCGACTACTATCCTGTCCGGTCTCATCCTCAGGGCGTTCCTTACAAGGTCCCTTATTACAATGGCGCCCTTGCCTTCTATGTTGGGAGGCCTTGACTCGAGTCTGACAACGTGCTCCTGGTGAAGTTGGAGCTCCGCGGCGTCCTCTATGGTGACAATCCTCTCGTCCGGCGGTATGAATGAGGAGACTACGTTGAGGGTGGTTGTTTTTCCGCTTCCGGTTCCTCCCGATATAAACATGTTGAGCCTGCTTTCCACGCAAACTCTCAAGAATTCAGCTATTTGGGGACTCATTGTTCCAAAGCCTATAAGGTCCGTAGCCGTAAAGGGGTCCTCGGCGAATTTTCTTATTGTAAGGACTGGACCGTTCAGGGCCAGGGGAGGGATTATGGCATTTATCCTCGAACCGTCAGGAAGCCTTGCATCCACCATTGGAGAAGATTCGTCGACTCTCCTTCCAAGGGGAGTCACTATCTTTTCGATGACGTGCATAAGCTGTGCGTCATTTCTGAACTTGGCCTTTGTTTTTTCGATTCTTCCCTCTATTTCCACATAAACGAAGTTCGCACCATTCACCATGACTTCAGTGACTGCGGGGTCGTTTATAAGGTCCGTAATGGGACCGTAGCCCACTATCTCGTTCATGGTTTTAGTTATTATTACTTCCTTCTCGCTTTTATTGAGGAATACATTGTCTTCCTCAATAATTTCGTCAAGTATCAAGATGATCTTTTCCCGAAGCTCGCTGTCGTTGAGCTTCCTTTTCTCAGTCGACTTTATAAGCTTGCCTTGAATCTTGTCTATTATCTGATAAGTCTCTTCCGAGACCTCCAGCTCATCATCTTCCTTATCTATTTCAGCCTCATAAGCCTTTCCCTTATTAAGTCTGTCCATAAGACCCATAAAGCCTCACCTCCAAAATAAATTTCTTGAAAATTACTTGCCTTGTATTATAAAATCCGAGATTTCTGATATCTTTTTCGCTATCGGCTTCCTTGAATTATTGAGCATGAAAGGGGCCCCGGTGTTTATGGACGATATGGCGATTGCGTCGTCCATAGGTATCACATTGAGAATACTTTTCTTGGCTGTCTTCTCAAGGTCTTTTATGCTTATGCCGTGTTTTTTGCTGTATCTGTTGAGTATGAGATTGACCTTGTTGTCCTCGTAATTCAGCTTTTTCATGATGTCAAGCCCCACCCTTGAGCTCTTAACAGAAGGCAGATCAAGCGTAGTAACGAACAGGATGTGATTTGACATGTCAAGGGCTGTCAAATTGACTTCCTTGAAGGAAGGGCCCGTGTCTATGACAATGTAGTCGTAGCTTCTGGCCAGAATATAGATTATCTTCTCCAAGCTGTTGCTTGTGACGTATTCGGCCTGTTCAGGGCTTATAGGCGCAGGAAGCACGCTGAGACCCGAGCTGTGATGTACCAGATACTCCTGAAGCGTATCCTTGTCTATTCCATTCATGTCCTTTACCATGTCCACTATCGTTCTTTTCGGATAAAGGTCGAGCATAAGGGCTATGTCACCAGACATTAGGTCAAGATCTACTAGCGCCACCTTTTTCTTTGTCTTGTCGGCTATGGAAACCGCAAGGTTTATCGCTATAAGGCTCTTGCCCACCCCGCCCTTAGTGCTGAAAAGAGTTATTATTTTGGACTCAGTAGGAAGTCTGAAATCATACGCTTCTTTTTCTTCGTTTTTTCCACCTGTTTCAGCTCTGAGCGCCTCTCTTCTGCTCTTGTCGAGCTCGTACAGGCTCTTGACAGTGTCTATAAGAGAGTTTACAGTAAAGGGCTTAACCAGGAAGTCCCTTGCTCCCGAAGCCATGGCCCTTTTTACATAGGTCTTGTTTTTTTCTGTAAACACCATAACAACAAGCACGTTAGGGTCGTTGTTTAGCAGGTGTCTTACAGCCTCCATTGCATCAAGGCCCTCTATTTCGGCATCGAGCAGGACAACATCAGGCTTGATAATCTTTGACATTTCAACAACCCTGTCGCCTGTTTCCACCTTGCCTACTATTTCAATTCCGCCTTCACTTTTCAAAATATGATTAAAGCTTCCATCAGGTTCGTATGTGCTGTCAGCAATAAGCAGCTTAATAGTATCTCCCATGTCAGGTCCTCCCACAAATTCAAATTATCTATTGGTTATATCAGTTCTTGTTATACCGTTAGTTTCCTGTATATCCTTGTCGTCTGGATTTCTAAGAACAAGATGGACTTTCCCGTAGTCCTGGGCGAACACTATCTTTTCAGCATCCCAAACGTTAACAGCAACTGTTATTCTTCGATTTCCTTCTGATCCTTCAGCAACTATGGGCTCTTTGCCGATAGTAAAATCCTTGTCTACAGCTAGCACTATTACATTCTGAAGCATGTCCTTCGCCACGTCGTTGTAAGGATCTTTAGCTCCAAAATATGTAATCAAATCAACGTAATCGCCCGGCCTTATGAGGTCTGCCACCCCTGCAACTGAATCAACCTCTAGTGTTACTGCTCTTTGATTCTTTGGAATGTTATAAGAGAAGTAGCTTTTTTCCAGATTGCCCACTCTGTCCCGAATAAGCTGCTCCCCCTGCGCTATGTTGTCTATTGCGTATTTTCCAACTACCACGTCGCTTTCCGTATAGGCTCCTTTGGCTATAAGGTCATCCTTTATCCCCTTCTTTTCCACCATCTCGGCAGTTATCTTTGTCTTTGCGGGAATATCAGCCGTTGCAACCCAAACCTTAGTGAATTTAGCTTCATCGTTTTCGGATACGATCTGGTCGATATACTTGTATACCGCGAATGTAGTTATAAGTCCAAGCAAAATAGAAAGCAGCACCATTTTTTTGTCAGTTTTCATAGCCATCCCCCCGAGTGTATTGTTTTTATTGTTAAGTCAACTCACATCCCTTTTAAATAAGTCGTTCAATTAGGTTTCACTCTTCATTACAGTTGTTATTACTATATTGATGCTATCCCCCAATCCCAATTCCAACAAGTCTCCAACAGGTGTAATCATCTCATAGTCTTGGCTTGCCACCGCCGTTACGTTGCCACCGCCGGGTGTAATGACTACTGTAACAGGTGGATATTTCGCTGCAATATCGGTCTGAATCCCACCGTAATCGGTGTCAACTGCCGCTCTTCTAGCCGCTTCTCTTGAAGCGTTCGTAACTACTATATACGATTTAAAAAGCCAGCCAAACTCGGCAATGCCAAGCATTATACCCAGCATGATCAACACCGAAAGAGCCAATTCAACCAATGCCTGTCCTTTTCTGTTTTTTACTCTTTTAAAAAATAACATAATCACCACCCCGCTCACATGTTTTTAGTGGATATTGTTGTATGATTTTTATATACCCACAAAATAGTCATAACAAATATATCTGTATATAAAGTGTTCAAAATTTCCTTCACAAGAGCTTATTTTGAACTTCCTTTAGATTGCATTTCAAAATTGATATCCTCGCCCTTAGCTAATGATTATATTACCAGTCCTCGTGTAGACTTTTATCGACTAGTTCGAGCCTAAGCTAGGCAAACAAAACATAAAAGCCTTGCCTTATATACAAGGCAAGGCTTTTAACTAATGATTCTATTCCCCTAAAAATTCATTTTATTTAGATATTACGGTGGCGTCAATTTTGTTGTGATATTGGCAAATATTGCTGTTATCTGTTCCTCCATAAGCCCTAAAGCGGCAGCTACAACTATTGCTACTAATACAATAATTAGCGCATACTCTACAAGCCCTTGTCCTTCTTCATTCTTAAGTACATTAAACCTTACATAATCCATAAAATACCTTAACATGATAACCCCTCCTTTTTAATTAACTCTAAGGTTTAGATTCTATAGTATAGCTTCTATTTCCTCTAAAATTTTATTGTATAAACCCTGTACACCTAAACCAAAATCACCAAGACTTGCTACTACACCAATGGCTATCAACAATATTATCAACCCATACTCCACTAACCCCTGTCCTCTTTCGTCCTTCCTTATTGCAAATATTTCTAAGAACCTTTTCCATCTGCTTGGCATTAGCACCACCCCTCTGTTGGTTCATGCCCTACTGGATATAATCAAAGTCTGTTGTTTTTTAAGTTTTATTTTATATTTGATTTATACCTCGTTTTTCTATTTTTAATCATTTTTTTAATTAATTTTTAAGATTTTTTTAATATTTCTGCGAGGGTGGTTTTTTTACCTATGTAACACATGCATTCCCAACGTTTTCATGCAAATTGTTGATAGTAAATATATACCTTCAAACTTTAACTCCAATCATCTTTTTATGAAAATTATAATAATTTATGTTGACTTTTTGTGGTTTATGATCTCAAACTCAGCAATATAAACGCTGTAAAGTTTTGTTATTGGCATAATCATTGTTACGTTTCTGTTCCTCTTTTTCGGATTTATTGCCTCATAATTAATATCATAGTATCCTTCCGCTTCAAACCAGTCATAGAATTCAGCCAGCCTTATAAACACATCTTTCAGAGGATGGCGGCAGTTAGCGCTGGAGTATTTTTTTCATGATACGTCAAAAGCGGCGAAATCTCTTCCGCCGCTTCTTTATATACAACACTATATTTTTCATTTATTCATTCTTTTTTTATTGCCTGAGCTCTCTTCTGCTCCTGCTTGGCACGTAGACCCTGCAGTTGTCGAGTATTCTGTCTACGACGTTAGTAAGCCTTGTCTTTAGCTCCTCGCTTATGTCGTCTGACGCCATTACTGCACTGCAGACCTCTCTCACCTTGTCTTCGTCCTCTGAAGGTATAAGCAGCCTTCTCTTTTCAAGATGGCGTATATATTTTTTTACAGCCTCGTCCGTATATCCGTTGTCAAATTCACTCTGGGCCTTTGACAGCTCCTCGCTTTCCTTTTCAAAGCTGAATGAACCTGCTATGGAAAGTACAAGGAATATAGTTATTATAAGTATTGCTGCTCCGATTAATATTGTACCGATCATGAGGCACCTCCATTCCATATATAAATTATTTATACACAAAAACAAGCCTTTTTAAACGTTTCATTCCAATATTATTTGACTCGCAATTATAGTAAGTATTTTTCACTTATGGGGATTTTTTTGAAATGGCTTGCAAATACTGATTTTCTTGCATATAATTAAGTTATGGAAATCATTATTTTTTATCAAGGAGAGTTTTGATGAGAATAGAGGATGACAAGTTTATCGTGGACGACCCCGAGGAGCAAAGATTAATCTATTGGGCATTGGCGGAATACTGCAACATATACCACAAGGACAACAAGGCAGCTTCACAAATTCTTAATTCAATGCGTGACTACATGAAAGACAAGCTCTTCACGGATATCAACTGCAAATAACACGCTCGGCGGCCTTTAAATCAGGCTGCTTTTTATTTTTTTGCAAAGCTATAAGGGGACAAAAAGAAAGGGACGGGCCCTTTGTCCCTAAATCGGGCCACAGAAACCGTCCCCTGCATTCAATTTTCTATATTACTTCTTCTATCTTCGCTTCCAGAATGTCTTCATCCTTTACCGATTTTCCAAAGAAGTATACCACAGCTCCCACTACAGCTATCGCGACAGGAAGCACTATATATACTGGTATTCCAAGGCCTGCTGGTATATATCCAAACAGCACTGCTATTGAAGCTACTGTGACGGCATACACCATCTGCGTCCTTGTGTGCTCTATGTGGTCGCAGGCTGATCCCATTGATGAAAGTATTGTAGTGTCTGATATTGGAGAGCAGTGGTCTCCGAATATCGCTCCCGTAAGAACTGCTCCCGCGCTCATTACCACGTAAGAGTTCTCAGGGTTTATTGCAAGTGCAAGAGGCACTGCAAGCGGCATTAGTATGCCCATTGTGCCGTATGAAGTTCCTGTTGCAAAAGATATTATTGAACCGAGTATGAATATCACTGTCGGAAGCAGGAATGCAGGCATTGCGTCCGAAAGCACTGAAACCAGGAATTTGGCTGTTCCAAGCTCTTTTATTACTCCCGAAAGCGACCATGCAAGCAGGAGTATTACTCCTGTTATAACAAGCGACTTCATGCCCTGTATCCAAGTATCTATTGCTTCAGATATTGTGAATATCTTCTTGCTAACGCCCATAACCATTGCCACTATGCTTCCGAGAAGCGCCGCCTGGAAAAGGACTATACTTGCATCAGATGCGCCGAAGGTCTCCCTTATCGCATAGAAGGAGAAGGGACTTTGCTTTATCGCTGCTATAACCGCAGCATCCTCCTGGAGCGCCATATAGCCGTTGTAGTAGAATCCAACGAATGCCGAACCTATGAGCACGCCTATTGGTATTATTGCATTCCACACGCTCAGCTTTATGCCCTTTGGAGGCTCAAGTCCTGTGGCCTCTTCCGAAACCATAGGCTTTGCGCCGTCAGGAAGCACCTTGCCTGTATTTCTAGTTCTCTTCTCTGCATGGTACATAGGTCCGAATTCCTTCATGAATATTGCAGTGAAGAATATGAAAAGCAGTATGAGTATGTTGTAGAATCTGAAAGGAATTGTCTGCAGGAAAACTCCGTATGCGTTTACAGTCTGTCCCACAGAATCATATGCGTCCTTTATAAGGCTCAGCTCGTAGCCAATCCATGTCGATATGAGGGCTATGCCTGATATAGGCGCCGCAGTCGCATCTATTATGAATGAAAGCTTCTCCCTCGACACCCTCATCTTGTCCGTTACAGGCCTCATTATAGGGCCTACTATAAGCGAGTTTGCGTAGTCGTCAAAGAAAACAAGCAAGCCGAGTATCCATGTTATAATCTGGGCGCTGACCGGGGATTTTGCCCTCTTTGCCAGAGCCTCTGCCACGGCCTTGGCGCCGCCCATCTTTGAAACCAGCGCTATAAGCCCTCCTATTGTAAGACACTGAAGGAGTATTCCAGCATTCCAGCTGTCAGCCATTGAGCCTAGTATCTTGTCTATGAGCATCATGAATCCGTTGAAAAACGCTCCTATTACATTCGAATCGTTGAGTCCCAGCATGAAAACGCCTGAGAAAACTCCCAGAAACAGTGAGAAAACAACGTTCTTTGTTATGAATGCAAGCGCTATTGCCACAAGCGGGGGCACAGCCGTCCATATTCCGAATTTGTCTGCGTTTGATTGGGCAATGTCGACTTCCGCTGCAAATACGCTGCCCGAAAGTACGATTACGAATAATGCCGACAGCAGCAAAGCCATTCTAAACCTTTTCATAAAAATCCTCCTCATTTGATTCACAAAAAACCAGATTCCAATTAAAAAATCCCCTGAAAAGCCATTTCAGGGGATCGCGAACGCACATTCACAAAGCTCTATCCGGAGATTTCCTTTGGAAACCCGGCGTGCCTTCCGATTCTCAATAGCTCTCCACTCTCGCGTGACAGTCCTGCACATGTTCTATGCAGTCCCAATGCATGGCCTTAAAGCGTCAGCCAGGCATTTCGGCAACAATTCCTTTCCCATGGCCTCACTGTGCTTAACTCAGTCATGGTACTCTTAAATGCTGCACCTCTACTTTTGAATCTCAGTTTAACAGATTTTTCAGCAAGAAGTCTCTCGCCTCTATTTGTAACGTAGGTAACGAGATTAATTGCTAATTTTTTATACTTTTCTTAAAAAATTAAAAAACCATGGTTTATGAACAAATAATCGGGTATGATTAAATTGCCGAACATATGTTCTTTAATTATTTACGAAAGGAGTTTACCCCATGATTAGATGCCATAAAACAAGCTTTTATGCAACTAAATCCGACATTGATAGACTCTTTGCATGCAATAGGCTTTCCGCTGAAATTTGGAACGCCTGTCTTGCCGTTTCAAAGAGCTACTCGCTTGCAAATGGTGGAAAGTGGATAGGAAAATCCCTGCTTCAAGCTGAGATGAAGGGCAGATTCCCACTTCACAGCCAGTCAATACAAGCTGTTTGCCACAAGTACCTGTTTGCTAGGGATTCAGCTTATGCCGCTAGACTAAAGGGCTACAAGAACAAATACCCCTACAAGACCAAGCGAAACTTCAACACCAAATGGATTGACAAGGCGTTCAAGATTTTACCCAGTGGGAAAATCGAGCTTTCCATGGGCATAGCCAACGGAAAGAGGCAAAAACCTATAACCATTTGGTGCAAGGAGATCCCCCTTGGGGACATCAAAGAAATCGAGCTTGTCTACGACAGATGGCTCATGGTCTCCATAAGCTATGACGACTGCGCTGACGAAACTGAAACTTCCGGCACAAAAAAGGTTGGCGTTGACCTTGGCGAGATTCACTCCATTGCCGCCTTCTGTGATAACGGCGAGAGCCTTATAATAACAGGCCGGAAACTCCGAAGTGTTCACAGGCTCAGGAATAAGAAGCTCGCAGAACTCCAAAGGCTCATGAGCAAGTGCAAAAAAGGCTCACGCCAATGGAAACGCTACAACCATGCCAAGCAATTTGTACTCTCAAAATCCGAAAAGCAGCTAAAGGATGCCTTGCACAAGTCTAGCAGTAACTTTGCAATCTGGTGTGTTGAAAACGCCGTAAGCGAAGTCGCCGTTGGCAAGATCGAAGGCGTCCAACGTAAAACCAAAGGCAAAAAGAGCAAAAATACTAACCAGAAACTCTCGAACTGGGCTTTCGGCAGACTCCAAAAATACATGGAGTACAAACTCAAATCCTGTGGCATAGCCATGTACAAAATTGACGAGAGCTATACAACGCAGACATGTCCTGTCTGCGGCAGAAAGAAGAAGTCCTCAGGCAGAAACTACAAGTGCAAATGCGGCTACTCATGCCACCGAGACATCCACGGTGCGAGGAACATCCTTTCGAAGCATCTTAGCGGTGGGCGGATAACGCATGTGGCTGACATCGAAAACCAAAAGTATCTACGGATAGCTTAGGCTAAAAGTAGTAGAAGGGCTGTTCCGCCCCACCCGCAAGGGTGTTGCTTGCTTAGGATTCCCGCTCTGCCTACGCAGCGATGCTGTGAGGACATGCAGCCAACCTGTATGTTCGACCGGGAGAAAAGGTTTTCGATGGCAAGAAACTCCCACTTCTAACTCCTATAGAGCTAAGTGGGGGAGGTTCATTGTTGTAATCATTGTTACGTTCATTATATTATATACATAAAAAACTTGTCAATCCATACAGTGTTTTTTTTAGAATTTGTCCATCAGGTTGGACATTTCTATCGCAGTCATGGCCGCGTCCCAGCCCTTGTTGCCCGCCTTGGTTCCTGCCCTTTCTATTGCCTGCTCTATGTTTTCAGTTGTGACAACGCCAAAGGCCACAGGAATTTCCTTCTCAAGGGATACGCTTGCAACTCCCTTTGAAACCTCGCTGCACACGTAGTCGTAGTGGGATGTAGCGCCCCTTATTACTGCGCCAAGAGCTATTATGGCGTTGTATCTGCCTGTTGAAGCCAGCTTCTTGCAGGCAAGAGGTATCTCGAAGGCCCCCGGAACCCATACGAGCTCTATGTTTGCATCCTCGGCCTCGTGCCTTTTAAGGCAGTCTACAGCGCCGCCTATAAGCTTTGATGTTATGAATTCGTTGAATCTTGATGCCACTATTGCGAATTTCTTATCCCTTGCCAGGAGCTTTCCTTCATATACGTTCATGTTGTTCATTTTGTTACCTCCACAGTTTTATTTTTTATAGTTCTTTTTAATAGTTCTATTGTTTGCTCTAGCTATTCAGTTTGCTGACGCTTTATGTCTACAGCTTATCTAGTATGTGTCCCATCTTGTCCTTTTTTGTCTTGAGGTATGCGACGTTGTGTTCGCAGATGCCCACCTCAATCCTTTCGGCCTTTTCCACGCTTATGCCGAATCTGGCCATCGAGTCTATCTTGTCGGGGTTGTTAGTCATGAGCACTATGCTGCTGACGCCAAGGTCCTTGAGCATTGCGCAGGCCTGGCTGTACTCCCTCTCGTCCTCTTCGAAGCCCAGCGCCAGGTTGGCTTCTACAGTGTCCATACCCTTGTCCTGGAGCTCATATGCCCTTATCTTGTTTAGAAGGCCTATGCCCCTGCCCTCCTGCCTCAGGTATATGAGAACTCCGCAGCCGTACTCGTTTATCCTCTTCATTGCAGTCTTTAGCTGGTTGCCGCAGTCGCATCTTAGCGAGCCCAGCACGTCTCCAGTCAGGCATTCGGAGTGCACCCTCACAAGCGGAGTCTTCGATGAGAGGTCTCCCTTTACAAGTGCGATGTGCTCCTTGCCTGTTACATAGTCTTCGTAGCCGTATATCTCGAAAATCCCATGCTCTGTAGGCAAGCTTGCAGTTCCGGTTCTTGTTACAATCATCTCGTGCTTTTTCCTGTATTCTACAAGGCTTTCTATTGTAAGTATCTTCATGTCGAACTTGCCGGCAAGCTCGAAAAGGTCCTTTTGCCTTGCCATTGTGCCGTCGTCGTTTATTATCTCGCATATCACTCCGGCTTCCTTGAAGCCCGCAAGCCTGGAAAGATCTACTGCAGCCTCGGTGTGGCCCATCCTCTCGAGCACTCCCTTGTCCTTTGCCAAAAGCGGGAATATGTGCCCTGGCGATGTGAAATCGCTCGGCCTCGAATCCGCGTCCGCCATCTTCTGTATGGTGTTAGCCCTTTCGTATGCCGATATGCCCGTCGTGCAGTCGACGTGGTCTATCGACACGGTAAAGGCCGTTTCTTTCCTGTCCGTGTTTGTCTTTACCATGCCCTCGAGCCCGAGCCTTCTTGCTATCTCCCTGCTTACAGGAGCGCACACGAGCCCCCTGCCGTGCTTTATCATGAAGTTGATCGCCTCGGCAGTCGTCACCTCGGCCGGAATGAAAAAGTCTCCCTCGTTCTCCCTGTCCTCGTCGTCAACTACTATTATTATCTTGCCTTCCCTTATGTCGCTTAGTGCCTCTTCAACTGTGCAAAACATAATATGCCTCCCTATTGTCTATAAAAATCCGTTCTCTGCCAGAAAATTCGCTGTAAGGTTTGACTTTTTTTGGGCTTCATCACTTTTAAAGCCCATCAGCCTCTCGA
Coding sequences within it:
- a CDS encoding RNA-guided endonuclease InsQ/TnpB family protein, with protein sequence MIRCHKTSFYATKSDIDRLFACNRLSAEIWNACLAVSKSYSLANGGKWIGKSLLQAEMKGRFPLHSQSIQAVCHKYLFARDSAYAARLKGYKNKYPYKTKRNFNTKWIDKAFKILPSGKIELSMGIANGKRQKPITIWCKEIPLGDIKEIELVYDRWLMVSISYDDCADETETSGTKKVGVDLGEIHSIAAFCDNGESLIITGRKLRSVHRLRNKKLAELQRLMSKCKKGSRQWKRYNHAKQFVLSKSEKQLKDALHKSSSNFAIWCVENAVSEVAVGKIEGVQRKTKGKKSKNTNQKLSNWAFGRLQKYMEYKLKSCGIAMYKIDESYTTQTCPVCGRKKKSSGRNYKCKCGYSCHRDIHGARNILSKHLSGGRITHVADIENQKYLRIA
- a CDS encoding Na+/H+ antiporter NhaC family protein, yielding MKRFRMALLLSALFVIVLSGSVFAAEVDIAQSNADKFGIWTAVPPLVAIALAFITKNVVFSLFLGVFSGVFMLGLNDSNVIGAFFNGFMMLIDKILGSMADSWNAGILLQCLTIGGLIALVSKMGGAKAVAEALAKRAKSPVSAQIITWILGLLVFFDDYANSLIVGPIMRPVTDKMRVSREKLSFIIDATAAPISGIALISTWIGYELSLIKDAYDSVGQTVNAYGVFLQTIPFRFYNILILLFIFFTAIFMKEFGPMYHAEKRTRNTGKVLPDGAKPMVSEEATGLEPPKGIKLSVWNAIIPIGVLIGSAFVGFYYNGYMALQEDAAVIAAIKQSPFSFYAIRETFGASDASIVLFQAALLGSIVAMVMGVSKKIFTISEAIDTWIQGMKSLVITGVILLLAWSLSGVIKELGTAKFLVSVLSDAMPAFLLPTVIFILGSIISFATGTSYGTMGILMPLAVPLALAINPENSYVVMSAGAVLTGAIFGDHCSPISDTTILSSMGSACDHIEHTRTQMVYAVTVASIAVLFGYIPAGLGIPVYIVLPVAIAVVGAVVYFFGKSVKDEDILEAKIEEVI
- the ribH gene encoding 6,7-dimethyl-8-ribityllumazine synthase, with the protein product MNVYEGKLLARDKKFAIVASRFNEFITSKLIGGAVDCLKRHEAEDANIELVWVPGAFEIPLACKKLASTGRYNAIIALGAVIRGATSHYDYVCSEVSKGVASVSLEKEIPVAFGVVTTENIEQAIERAGTKAGNKGWDAAMTAIEMSNLMDKF
- a CDS encoding bifunctional 3,4-dihydroxy-2-butanone-4-phosphate synthase/GTP cyclohydrolase II, with translation MFCTVEEALSDIREGKIIIVVDDEDRENEGDFFIPAEVTTAEAINFMIKHGRGLVCAPVSREIARRLGLEGMVKTNTDRKETAFTVSIDHVDCTTGISAYERANTIQKMADADSRPSDFTSPGHIFPLLAKDKGVLERMGHTEAAVDLSRLAGFKEAGVICEIINDDGTMARQKDLFELAGKFDMKILTIESLVEYRKKHEMIVTRTGTASLPTEHGIFEIYGYEDYVTGKEHIALVKGDLSSKTPLVRVHSECLTGDVLGSLRCDCGNQLKTAMKRINEYGCGVLIYLRQEGRGIGLLNKIRAYELQDKGMDTVEANLALGFEEDEREYSQACAMLKDLGVSSIVLMTNNPDKIDSMARFGISVEKAERIEVGICEHNVAYLKTKKDKMGHILDKL